One Methanobacterium bryantii genomic window carries:
- the tfe gene encoding transcription factor E gives MSSNLQQVHSESNKPLNVSHKSELFLLISFAPSTGIGFYELEHKNYQFDLVTEEYSILLDESALAAQYMEFDQIKFELYFYNLEQLISFASEHYLRDKKNTYYSLIFTQNINKDLFNKTLILLNDNEFQNIEVSKKLISILKETAKPEYVISVLQNSSFLGLNNVKKCLAEEFNQVIFSSQVLTKLSLILPFNAENILALLLEYMEITEIIPELPSDALEVLFRVIKNNSEEFSTQALISVKKINELFKFQLLNEKEYENLSEYNERSKDLKLTRQAVDSTDEIINSLITQELVKYFISKKEVEIFNESFKDLIYEITEDNKNSISIIECLLKGKITDEEISEDIELRLNVVRRILYNLYDAGLVNYKRSKDPETQWYTYNWKLEKENIVKTVMDKYESPFEEIKGSLVYEDNMFFACVNGHIFNFEEASKYNFICPDCNKPLNYQDNSFLIAELKKEIMDSNEKFKE, from the coding sequence ATGAGTTCAAATCTTCAGCAAGTACACTCAGAATCTAATAAACCTTTAAATGTTTCTCATAAATCTGAATTATTTTTATTAATTTCATTTGCACCCTCAACAGGTATTGGATTTTACGAATTAGAACATAAAAATTATCAATTTGACTTGGTAACTGAAGAATATTCTATTTTATTAGATGAATCCGCACTTGCTGCCCAATACATGGAGTTTGATCAAATTAAATTTGAATTATATTTTTATAATTTAGAACAATTAATATCATTTGCAAGTGAACATTATCTAAGAGATAAAAAAAACACATATTACTCTTTAATTTTCACCCAAAATATAAATAAAGACTTATTTAATAAAACACTAATCCTTTTAAATGATAATGAATTTCAGAACATAGAGGTATCTAAAAAATTAATTTCTATATTGAAAGAAACTGCCAAGCCTGAATATGTTATTTCCGTACTTCAGAATTCATCATTTTTAGGACTTAATAATGTCAAAAAATGCTTAGCAGAAGAATTTAACCAAGTTATTTTCTCTAGCCAAGTATTAACAAAATTATCACTTATACTTCCATTTAATGCAGAAAATATTTTAGCACTCTTATTGGAATATATGGAAATTACAGAAATAATTCCCGAGTTGCCATCTGATGCATTAGAAGTTTTATTTAGAGTTATTAAAAACAATTCTGAAGAATTTAGTACGCAAGCCCTCATTTCAGTTAAAAAAATAAATGAATTATTTAAATTTCAATTACTCAATGAAAAAGAATATGAAAATCTTTCAGAATATAATGAAAGATCGAAAGACCTTAAATTAACTAGACAAGCTGTAGATAGTACGGATGAAATAATTAATAGTCTTATAACTCAAGAATTAGTTAAATATTTTATATCTAAAAAAGAAGTTGAAATATTTAATGAATCTTTTAAAGATTTAATTTATGAAATTACTGAAGACAATAAAAATAGTATTTCAATTATAGAGTGTCTTTTAAAAGGTAAAATCACTGATGAAGAAATTTCTGAAGATATTGAATTAAGATTGAATGTTGTAAGAAGAATCTTGTATAATCTTTACGATGCGGGACTTGTAAATTATAAAAGGAGTAAAGATCCAGAAACTCAGTGGTATACATATAACTGGAAATTAGAAAAAGAAAACATTGTTAAAACTGTTATGGATAAATATGAATCTCCTTTTGAAGAGATAAAAGGATCCCTCGTGTATGAGGATAATATGTTCTTCGCATGTGTAAATGGACATATATTCAACTTTGAAGAGGCATCTAAATATAATTTTATATGTCCCGACTGCAATAAACCACTTAATTATCAGGATAACTCTTTTCTAATTGCAGAGTTGAAGAAGGAAATTATGGATAGCAATGAAAAGTTTAAAGAATGA
- a CDS encoding AbrB/MazE/SpoVT family DNA-binding domain-containing protein, translating to MKKGDLYTIWDIGLTMILKYESTVGKADVKGKSSRVIIPREIVKMLGLEWGDKLIWNADIGDKGVNITVKAAKKEDEK from the coding sequence ATGAAAAAGGGAGATTTATATACAATATGGGATATAGGACTCACAATGATACTAAAATACGAAAGCACGGTTGGAAAAGCAGACGTGAAAGGAAAATCAAGCAGAGTTATTATTCCTCGTGAAATTGTTAAAATGTTAGGGCTAGAATGGGGCGACAAACTTATCTGGAACGCTGATATTGGGGATAAAGGCGTGAATATTACAGTTAAAGCTGCTAAAAAAGAAGATGAAAAATAA
- a CDS encoding tetratricopeptide repeat protein — protein sequence MIGIALKVFNKVLAGAGWFLGIFNKSLALKCFDRVLHSDPYNYGALRSVTDVYKKTGQCEVAIDYMGNLLKSHPDNGLAWHYKGVNLERMGKKEDADECYREALSWYEKDLQKNPSNAVTWSNGGIVLNNLGKYDEALPYFDKSLELNPKYVNALKYKGLALINLEKNEEAIKCFDKALVEKAGDAETWVGKGRALGNVKEYYKAIACFNRALDVEYNYAPAFFNKGFVFWKIKEHGESLECFNQILKNEPQNETAWYFKGLTLGILKKYQDAMDSYDEAIKLNPKESSFWSSKGWALQSLKKYQEAMECLDKAIELDPKCDGAYFCKGIVFGKLKDYKMALKFIDKALELEPEIPSILDEKGYILNEMGRKDESKQFYELALKYYKHELEKESDDSNLLANIASALENLERYDDALEYITRSIDLNPKYDWALNLKGYILRKMERYDDSLESLDEALQLDPENPEYYYDKGRAICGLKKYDEALKLFNKALELDPEHKEALCAKGVLLKMLGKQGESKKCLKKALEINPHFEPARNALNSLGANE from the coding sequence GTGATTGGAATAGCACTAAAAGTTTTCAATAAAGTATTGGCCGGAGCAGGATGGTTTTTAGGGATATTTAATAAGTCTTTAGCTTTGAAATGTTTCGACAGAGTTCTTCACTCTGATCCATATAATTATGGGGCTTTAAGGAGTGTAACTGATGTTTATAAAAAAACAGGGCAGTGTGAAGTTGCTATAGATTATATGGGTAATTTATTGAAATCTCATCCAGATAATGGGCTGGCATGGCATTATAAAGGAGTTAATTTAGAAAGGATGGGTAAAAAAGAAGATGCAGATGAGTGCTACAGGGAAGCTTTAAGTTGGTACGAGAAAGATTTACAAAAAAATCCTTCAAATGCAGTTACATGGTCTAATGGGGGAATTGTACTTAATAATTTAGGTAAATATGATGAAGCATTACCTTACTTTGATAAATCATTGGAATTAAACCCTAAATATGTAAATGCCTTAAAATATAAAGGACTTGCCCTTATCAATTTAGAAAAAAATGAAGAAGCCATAAAATGCTTTGATAAAGCATTGGTGGAGAAAGCAGGGGATGCTGAAACATGGGTTGGTAAAGGTAGGGCATTAGGAAACGTTAAGGAGTATTATAAAGCTATTGCATGTTTTAACCGAGCTCTGGATGTAGAATATAATTATGCTCCTGCTTTTTTCAATAAGGGGTTTGTTTTTTGGAAAATAAAGGAACATGGTGAATCACTGGAATGTTTCAATCAGATCCTAAAAAATGAGCCACAAAACGAAACTGCATGGTATTTTAAGGGCCTTACTTTGGGAATTCTTAAAAAATATCAGGATGCCATGGATTCTTATGATGAAGCCATAAAATTAAATCCTAAGGAGTCATCCTTCTGGAGCTCAAAAGGTTGGGCTCTACAAAGCTTGAAAAAATATCAAGAGGCAATGGAATGCTTAGATAAAGCCATAGAACTAGATCCTAAATGTGATGGGGCTTATTTTTGTAAAGGAATTGTTTTTGGAAAACTTAAAGATTATAAAATGGCTTTAAAATTTATTGATAAGGCACTTGAACTTGAACCAGAAATACCTTCAATTTTGGACGAAAAAGGTTATATATTGAACGAAATGGGCAGAAAAGACGAATCAAAGCAGTTTTATGAACTAGCACTTAAATATTATAAACATGAACTGGAAAAAGAATCCGATGATTCTAATTTGCTGGCCAATATTGCATCCGCTTTGGAAAATCTTGAGAGATATGATGATGCTTTAGAGTATATAACTAGATCTATAGATTTAAATCCAAAATATGATTGGGCCTTGAATTTAAAAGGCTACATTTTAAGAAAGATGGAACGCTACGATGATTCATTGGAATCTCTTGATGAAGCGCTCCAGTTGGATCCTGAAAATCCAGAATACTACTATGATAAGGGAAGGGCAATTTGCGGGCTTAAAAAATATGATGAAGCTTTAAAGTTGTTTAATAAAGCTTTAGAGTTAGATCCAGAACATAAAGAAGCTCTTTGTGCAAAAGGAGTTCTCCTGAAAATGTTAGGGAAACAGGGAGAATCTAAAAAATGTTTAAAAAAAGCCCTGGAGATAAATCCCCATTTTGAACCTGCAAGAAATGCATTAAACAGTTTGGGGGCTAATGAATGA
- a CDS encoding YrzE family protein, which translates to MRLHPIKSIIIGAVTAITLLGISTLTFYNSLAFGILNFAAPLIGGFIATYFTSKRMVRYGACAGIISAAAFVAFEFILGNIGLEAIPLMFISSSIIFGVIAGLGGITGEIISNSGPIGKKVNKIIQGNRIIYCPQCGLKNWNSKLCRSCGENLETGRKYLKTSHYKLIGFYVVLLAMALTYFSGYYNLYYWPFTVFFFICFALLAVYEPEPDLRNKAMLTFKYCPTCENEKCNNKYCIKCGYNIEDVVGCFKTDDNDIEMNKNYIRIYPKIYLEHNDGMPSRLAPKTFTLDKIENLQLSSCETLLSSKPCLIFDYLDKKCERPASKERGSCIVKIKIEKKDESKMNKILNTGIYDG; encoded by the coding sequence ATGAGATTACATCCAATCAAATCTATAATTATAGGAGCAGTTACAGCTATAACTCTTCTTGGAATTTCAACACTGACATTTTATAATTCATTGGCTTTTGGAATTCTCAATTTTGCCGCCCCCTTAATTGGTGGGTTTATAGCCACTTATTTTACCAGTAAACGAATGGTAAGGTATGGTGCTTGTGCAGGAATTATATCTGCAGCGGCATTTGTGGCTTTTGAATTTATTTTAGGAAATATAGGATTAGAAGCCATTCCGCTTATGTTTATATCTTCTTCAATCATATTTGGAGTTATTGCGGGTCTAGGCGGCATTACTGGTGAAATAATTAGTAACAGCGGACCTATTGGAAAAAAAGTAAATAAGATCATACAGGGAAACAGAATTATTTACTGCCCCCAATGCGGGTTAAAAAATTGGAATTCTAAATTATGCAGATCATGCGGTGAGAATTTAGAAACTGGAAGAAAATATCTTAAAACTTCCCACTATAAACTGATTGGTTTTTATGTTGTTTTGTTAGCAATGGCCTTAACTTACTTTTCAGGATATTACAACCTGTATTACTGGCCTTTTACTGTATTCTTTTTCATATGCTTCGCACTGCTTGCAGTCTACGAGCCCGAACCTGATTTACGCAACAAAGCCATGCTTACTTTTAAATACTGTCCAACATGTGAAAATGAGAAATGCAATAATAAATACTGTATAAAATGCGGGTATAACATAGAAGATGTTGTAGGGTGCTTTAAAACAGATGACAATGACATTGAGATGAATAAAAACTACATAAGAATTTATCCCAAGATTTATCTCGAACATAATGATGGAATGCCCAGTCGTTTAGCCCCTAAAACTTTTACCTTAGATAAAATCGAAAATCTCCAGTTATCTTCCTGTGAAACTCTTTTATCAAGTAAACCCTGCTTGATATTTGATTATCTGGATAAAAAATGCGAACGCCCCGCTTCTAAAGAAAGAGGTAGCTGCATAGTTAAAATCAAAATAGAGAAGAAAGACGAAAGTAAAATGAATAAAATATTGAATACTGGAATTTACGATGGTTAG
- a CDS encoding zinc ribbon domain-containing protein gives MGWIYCPNCKNKISAKSTRCYYCGHQIKEDSHQKERKTSNNVRFVYM, from the coding sequence ATGGGTTGGATTTATTGTCCTAACTGTAAAAATAAGATAAGTGCAAAATCAACGAGATGCTACTACTGCGGACATCAAATTAAAGAGGACTCCCATCAAAAAGAGAGGAAAACTTCAAATAACGTGCGTTTTGTTTATATGTGA
- a CDS encoding tetratricopeptide repeat protein, translated as MGGVAAIIAFIPVLLQSHFRYIWLFVLFIIFLAAYIFAYLFSYKFEDKKQKEALKKWIIKKPSRSTMFPVEEIYYYKGKTNQQLHQYSEALKYYNKSIELNPDFEPAREAKKEVEKVIK; from the coding sequence ATGGGTGGAGTTGCTGCAATTATTGCATTTATACCAGTGCTTCTTCAGTCTCACTTTCGTTATATCTGGCTGTTTGTTTTATTTATAATATTTTTAGCGGCTTATATCTTCGCGTACTTATTCTCATATAAATTTGAGGATAAAAAGCAGAAAGAGGCATTGAAGAAATGGATCATTAAAAAACCGTCAAGGAGCACTATGTTTCCCGTAGAAGAAATATATTATTATAAAGGTAAAACTAACCAGCAGCTACATCAGTACAGTGAAGCTTTGAAATATTATAATAAGTCTATTGAATTAAACCCTGACTTTGAACCTGCCAGGGAAGCGAAAAAAGAAGTTGAAAAAGTTATTAAATAA
- a CDS encoding M24 family metallopeptidase → MKIIDQMQKENIDTLLILNPHNINYLAGFMPSAASILVVKDEPVLLTNQMDMEDAILNSKIPVEKFKSLKELKKSLNGVIGLESSMNIQTFERLKKDAAFETKITGIVEQMRSVKTNEELKNIEKALEIAEKAFKSTEFDDSKTENEIGAEIEYNMRLNGAKKASFDTIVASGKRSSLPHADVSMNKLERPIVIDWGALYNNYCSDTTRTIIETERHEEIFDIVLEAQKSAITAIKPGVKVCEVDKAARDVITEYGYGESFIHSTGHSVGLEVHESPSLSKRDETVIEKGMVLTVEPGIYLKDDFGVRIEDMVYVTNKGRVLNKIDAKINI, encoded by the coding sequence ATGAAAATAATCGACCAGATGCAGAAAGAAAACATAGATACACTACTCATATTAAACCCCCATAATATAAACTATTTAGCAGGATTCATGCCATCTGCCGCGTCAATTTTGGTGGTAAAAGATGAGCCTGTACTTTTAACCAACCAGATGGACATGGAAGATGCTATCTTAAATTCAAAAATCCCTGTTGAAAAGTTTAAATCACTAAAAGAACTTAAAAAATCATTAAATGGTGTCATTGGGCTTGAAAGCTCCATGAACATTCAGACATTTGAGAGGCTGAAAAAAGACGCTGCATTTGAAACAAAAATCACAGGTATTGTTGAGCAAATGAGAAGCGTGAAAACAAATGAAGAACTGAAAAATATTGAAAAAGCACTTGAAATTGCAGAAAAAGCATTTAAAAGTACTGAATTTGATGACAGTAAAACCGAGAACGAAATTGGAGCAGAGATAGAATATAACATGAGACTTAACGGCGCCAAAAAAGCTTCTTTTGATACTATCGTCGCGTCGGGGAAACGTTCTTCACTTCCACATGCTGATGTGTCCATGAATAAACTGGAAAGACCCATAGTAATTGACTGGGGCGCCCTTTACAACAACTACTGTTCAGATACCACAAGGACAATTATAGAAACTGAAAGACATGAGGAAATATTCGATATAGTACTTGAAGCTCAAAAAAGCGCGATCACTGCCATAAAACCCGGCGTGAAAGTTTGCGAAGTGGATAAAGCTGCAAGGGATGTGATTACCGAGTACGGCTACGGTGAATCATTTATACATTCAACCGGCCACAGTGTAGGCCTTGAAGTGCACGAAAGCCCGTCTTTATCTAAACGCGACGAGACAGTGATTGAAAAGGGTATGGTCCTAACTGTAGAGCCTGGTATCTACCTGAAAGATGACTTCGGCGTGAGGATTGAAGACATGGTATACGTGACAAATAAGGGGCGTGTTTTAAACAAGATTGATGCGAAAATAAACATTTAA
- a CDS encoding HIT family protein — translation MEVKCEYCQIPGAYGNLIYETEHWMIFLAPSQRFLGTGVVVLKRQCNKLSDLESDEWDEFREIVEKLETTLTKTFNPTLFNWSCFMNKAYREDPPNPEIHWHFIPRYAHNVEFEGITFEDPDFGYIPQPIERKIPENIMAKLMNAIKGNL, via the coding sequence ATGGAAGTAAAATGTGAATACTGTCAAATACCTGGTGCTTATGGAAATTTAATTTATGAAACAGAACACTGGATGATTTTCCTTGCTCCAAGCCAGAGATTCCTTGGAACAGGAGTAGTTGTGCTTAAACGGCAGTGTAATAAATTAAGCGACCTGGAAAGTGATGAATGGGATGAATTTAGAGAAATTGTAGAAAAATTAGAGACCACTTTAACCAAAACATTCAATCCCACACTTTTTAACTGGAGCTGCTTCATGAATAAGGCATACAGGGAGGATCCACCTAACCCTGAAATTCACTGGCACTTCATACCGCGTTATGCCCACAATGTGGAATTTGAAGGTATAACTTTTGAAGACCCTGATTTTGGATACATTCCCCAGCCGATAGAAAGGAAAATACCTGAAAACATCATGGCAAAGCTTATGAACGCGATTAAAGGAAACTTATAA
- the ercA gene encoding alcohol dehydrogenase-like regulatory protein ErcA, whose translation MDIQNMELRKFVAPELVFGLDARLLAGRYAKNFGAQKVLIVSDQGVINAGWLDGILHVLETEGISYEIYRDVTPNPKEEDVIKGAELYKDEECDAVVALGGGSALDCAKGIGIVSSHNRGILEFEGVDKVYNPIPPLICIPTTAGSSADVSQFAIIRDQKRKVKISIISKAVVPDVALIDPITTTTMDNYLTACTGLDALTHAIEAYVSNASSPLTDTHALNAIRLIWSSLAKTICNPNDLGLRGNMMLGSLEAGLAFSNASLGAVHAMAHSLGGFLDLSHGECNAVLLDHVVDFNFDAEPLRYQRIGEAMGINFSRMTRLEKKTAVIHELKHLKESIGIDHTLRQIGVKESDILQLSKNAMEDSCIVTNPCRPDQEDIGEIFRNAL comes from the coding sequence ATGGATATTCAAAATATGGAACTTCGAAAATTTGTTGCTCCGGAACTTGTATTTGGTTTAGATGCCCGACTTTTAGCTGGCAGATACGCTAAAAACTTCGGAGCCCAGAAGGTTTTGATAGTTTCAGATCAGGGGGTTATCAATGCAGGATGGCTGGATGGAATACTGCATGTTTTAGAAACTGAAGGAATTTCATATGAGATTTATAGGGATGTTACACCTAACCCAAAGGAAGAAGATGTAATAAAAGGTGCTGAACTGTATAAAGATGAAGAATGTGATGCAGTAGTTGCATTGGGGGGTGGTAGTGCCCTGGATTGTGCTAAGGGCATTGGCATTGTAAGCTCACATAACAGGGGCATACTTGAATTTGAAGGTGTGGATAAAGTTTACAACCCTATACCTCCTTTAATTTGCATACCTACTACTGCAGGGTCTTCAGCAGATGTTTCACAGTTTGCAATAATCCGGGATCAAAAAAGAAAAGTAAAGATATCAATTATCAGTAAAGCAGTAGTTCCAGATGTTGCTTTGATTGATCCAATCACCACGACGACTATGGATAACTATTTAACAGCATGCACTGGTTTAGATGCGTTAACTCATGCTATTGAAGCCTATGTTTCCAATGCAAGTTCTCCACTTACTGATACCCATGCTTTAAATGCAATACGCCTTATATGGTCAAGTTTAGCAAAAACAATTTGTAATCCTAATGATCTTGGACTGCGAGGAAATATGATGCTTGGGAGTTTGGAAGCAGGACTGGCATTTTCAAATGCGAGTCTGGGAGCTGTCCATGCAATGGCACATAGTTTAGGTGGTTTTTTAGATTTGTCTCATGGAGAATGCAATGCAGTTCTTTTAGACCATGTTGTTGATTTTAATTTTGATGCAGAACCCCTAAGGTATCAGCGTATAGGTGAAGCGATGGGAATTAATTTCAGCAGAATGACTAGACTTGAGAAAAAAACAGCAGTTATACATGAATTAAAGCATTTAAAAGAATCTATTGGGATTGATCATACACTTAGACAAATAGGAGTTAAAGAGAGCGATATTTTGCAGCTTTCAAAAAATGCAATGGAAGATTCATGTATTGTAACTAACCCCTGTAGGCCAGATCAGGAAGATATAGGGGAGATATTTAGAAATGCACTTTAA
- a CDS encoding PAS domain S-box protein, protein MPFDASDNWDSLREKIIGLGERSVHKSYYPELQQQIAELKRFKALLDQSNDAIFLLEMPSCLIADVNKSALDQLGYTQSELLDMSINDFIIPWEVNQMEKIFSDLMKNRGAPDRKNVIATFLKSSMVEIPAEISISLVEFGNNFYAVMVARDITERMEAERALMQSEKKYRALFEHSPDFIILITPDGEIIDINKSTKAFVNLSKEEIIGKSILELGMLFEEDIRDFIEIGRELMNGKFVEPFEFKVIDRNGQICWMEAHLSLLKKGRGNTSIQVILHNITKRKTYEKQIKQSLNEKEVLLKEIHHRVKNNLQIISSLLNLQSRYIEDENAMGVFKESQNRIKSMALIHEKLYQSEDLTKIDFAEYIRSLTFHLFRSYSIDQSAVKLSINFEGVLFDIDTSIPCGLIINELISNSLKYAFPNGRKGKISVDLQLDQGKCVLIISDDGVGFPEDLDFNNTETLGLRLVNILVSQINGVITLDKCGGTSFKIEFTKLAYKERI, encoded by the coding sequence ATGCCCTTTGATGCTTCTGATAATTGGGATTCACTGCGTGAGAAGATAATTGGCCTTGGAGAACGTTCAGTTCATAAAAGTTACTACCCCGAACTTCAACAACAAATAGCTGAATTAAAACGTTTTAAAGCTCTTTTAGATCAAAGTAACGATGCTATTTTCCTTTTAGAGATGCCTTCATGTTTAATTGCGGATGTAAATAAATCTGCACTGGATCAGCTCGGATATACTCAAAGTGAACTACTTGATATGTCTATAAATGATTTTATAATCCCCTGGGAAGTAAATCAGATGGAAAAAATATTCTCTGATTTAATGAAAAATAGGGGAGCCCCAGATAGAAAAAACGTTATTGCAACGTTTTTAAAAAGCAGCATGGTAGAAATACCTGCAGAAATCAGCATAAGCCTGGTTGAATTTGGGAATAATTTTTACGCAGTGATGGTTGCAAGGGATATAACTGAACGTATGGAAGCTGAAAGAGCACTAATGCAGAGTGAAAAGAAATATAGGGCACTATTTGAACATTCTCCAGACTTTATTATACTTATAACTCCTGATGGAGAAATTATTGATATCAACAAATCAACTAAAGCATTTGTTAATTTATCTAAGGAAGAAATTATCGGTAAATCCATTTTAGAGTTAGGTATGCTGTTTGAAGAAGATATTAGAGATTTTATAGAGATTGGCCGGGAATTAATGAATGGAAAATTTGTTGAACCCTTTGAGTTTAAGGTAATTGATAGAAATGGTCAAATTTGCTGGATGGAGGCGCATCTTTCACTGTTAAAAAAAGGAAGGGGTAATACTTCAATCCAGGTGATTTTGCATAATATTACAAAGCGTAAAACCTATGAAAAACAGATTAAACAATCCTTAAATGAAAAAGAGGTACTTTTAAAGGAAATCCACCACAGGGTTAAAAATAACCTGCAGATAATAAGTTCTCTTTTGAACCTCCAATCAAGATATATTGAAGATGAAAATGCTATGGGTGTATTTAAGGAAAGTCAAAATCGTATTAAATCAATGGCACTTATCCATGAGAAATTGTATCAATCGGAGGATCTGACAAAGATAGACTTTGCAGAATACATAAGGAGTCTAACTTTTCACTTGTTCCGCTCATACTCCATTGACCAAAGTGCTGTAAAACTTTCCATAAATTTTGAAGGTGTTCTATTTGATATTGACACCTCAATTCCATGCGGGTTAATTATAAACGAGCTCATATCCAACAGCTTAAAATATGCTTTCCCTAATGGTAGAAAAGGCAAAATCAGTGTAGATCTTCAGTTAGATCAGGGAAAATGTGTACTTATCATCAGTGATGATGGTGTTGGGTTCCCTGAAGACTTAGATTTCAATAATACCGAAACACTGGGGTTAAGGTTGGTCAATATTTTAGTTAGCCAGATTAATGGTGTTATCACACTTGATAAATGTGGGGGAACTTCTTTTAAAATAGAGTTTACAAAATTAGCGTATAAAGAAAGGATTTAA
- a CDS encoding zinc metalloprotease, with product MVKFTAREIRDIIISLLVISLAFDYIINGRDLDATIANFGYMVVVVGFGFVLHELAHKFTAIRYGYWAEYKMWFQGLILALITSYFGFVFAAPGAVYIHGYNIKKAENGIISLAGPATNIILAVLFLMAMPLAAQYNLLGLAVLGATINSFLAVFNLIPLVVLDGAKIFRWNPLVWIATMVLALILLAYSLFGVHIFSML from the coding sequence ATGGTAAAATTCACAGCAAGAGAGATCAGAGATATTATAATTTCACTGCTTGTCATATCACTTGCATTTGATTACATAATAAATGGGCGCGATCTAGACGCTACAATCGCTAACTTTGGGTATATGGTGGTTGTAGTTGGGTTTGGATTTGTGCTGCATGAATTGGCTCATAAATTCACGGCTATAAGATACGGCTACTGGGCAGAATATAAAATGTGGTTCCAGGGTTTAATTTTAGCTTTAATTACATCCTACTTTGGATTTGTATTTGCAGCGCCGGGGGCAGTTTATATCCATGGATATAACATTAAAAAAGCGGAAAATGGTATAATATCCCTTGCAGGACCTGCTACTAATATAATACTTGCAGTACTGTTTTTAATGGCAATGCCTTTAGCTGCACAGTATAATCTTTTAGGTCTGGCTGTTCTGGGAGCTACAATAAACAGCTTTTTAGCAGTTTTCAATTTAATACCCCTCGTTGTACTTGACGGAGCTAAAATTTTCAGGTGGAATCCGTTAGTATGGATAGCTACAATGGTACTGGCGTTAATACTGCTGGCTTATTCATTATTTGGTGTCCATATCTTCAGCATGCTTTAA